In one Pseudomonas hydrolytica genomic region, the following are encoded:
- a CDS encoding acetyltransferase: MPLTLDTPSPAELPTLVEIWEAAVRATHHFLPESDLQVIKPLLREQYFPAVQLTCARDDAGRILGFLGTAEGMVEMLFVDPACHGQGVGKRLMRHAIDELGATRVDVNEQNPQAVGFYQHLGFVVTDRSRLDGGGRPFPILHMSLG; this comes from the coding sequence ATGCCACTGACTCTCGACACCCCCAGCCCTGCCGAACTGCCCACCCTGGTGGAAATCTGGGAGGCCGCCGTGCGCGCCACCCACCACTTCCTGCCGGAGAGCGACCTGCAGGTAATCAAGCCGCTGCTGCGCGAGCAGTATTTCCCGGCCGTGCAGCTGACCTGCGCACGCGATGATGCGGGGCGAATCCTGGGTTTTCTCGGCACGGCCGAGGGCATGGTGGAAATGCTCTTCGTCGACCCGGCCTGTCACGGTCAGGGCGTGGGCAAGCGGCTGATGCGCCACGCCATCGACGAGCTGGGCGCTACGCGGGTCGACGTCAACGAGCAGAACCCGCAGGCCGTTGGTTTCTACCAGCACCTGGGTTTCGTGGTGACCGATCGCTCGCGTCTGGATGGCGGCGGGCGGCCCTTTCCGATTCTGCATATGTCTCTTGGCTAA
- a CDS encoding PLP-dependent aminotransferase family protein has translation MWLPDLSSISLPTYLALVEAIAAAIGRGELKPGERLPPQRRLAWTLGINPSTVMLAYREAARRHLVSGEVGRGTYVLAGSREASLFRLKQPAAQGELIDLSTNVPVHDPDNRDLSVSLAALAARGELDGLQAYPSAALVERAHLAGATWLRRRGLELAPNGLLLCAGAQQGVSAALLALCEAGEPILVERFTAPGIKAAARQLRLPLHGVAMDERGILPDELDRQARATGARVVVLTPCLQNPTGASLDAERRAAIAEVARRRELWIVEDDVYGVLGSAAPLAVQVAERCLLISSLSKSVAPGLRLGFIAGAPELLERIDPEAQATRWAVTPLSLALACEWVESGIAERRLAWQIEELQQRWRLAARVLGPRMPQGRAVAPHLWLDGAPPAGLAEACRQHGVEVVPAEVFAVEANPGHAVRISLAAAASRVELKRALEGIVAAWPV, from the coding sequence ATGTGGCTCCCTGACCTGTCCAGCATTTCCTTGCCCACCTACCTCGCCCTGGTGGAGGCCATCGCCGCCGCCATCGGCCGCGGTGAACTCAAGCCCGGCGAACGCCTGCCGCCGCAGCGGCGCCTGGCCTGGACGCTGGGTATCAACCCGAGCACGGTGATGCTCGCCTACCGCGAGGCGGCGCGTCGGCATCTGGTCTCCGGCGAGGTCGGCCGCGGCACCTACGTGCTGGCCGGTAGCCGCGAGGCGAGCCTGTTCCGCCTCAAGCAACCGGCTGCGCAGGGTGAACTGATCGACCTGTCGACCAATGTGCCGGTGCACGATCCGGACAACCGCGACCTGTCCGTCAGCCTTGCCGCGCTGGCTGCACGCGGCGAGCTGGATGGGCTGCAGGCCTATCCCTCGGCGGCGCTGGTCGAGCGCGCGCACCTGGCCGGCGCCACCTGGCTGCGCCGCCGCGGCCTGGAACTGGCGCCGAACGGCCTGCTGCTCTGCGCCGGCGCCCAGCAGGGCGTCTCCGCAGCGCTGCTGGCGCTGTGCGAGGCCGGCGAGCCGATTCTGGTAGAGCGCTTCACCGCGCCGGGGATCAAGGCCGCCGCGCGCCAGTTGCGCCTGCCGCTGCATGGCGTGGCGATGGACGAGCGCGGCATCCTGCCCGACGAGCTCGACCGCCAGGCACGTGCCACCGGTGCTCGCGTGGTGGTGCTTACCCCCTGCCTGCAGAACCCCACTGGCGCCAGTCTGGACGCCGAGCGGCGCGCCGCCATCGCCGAGGTGGCGCGCCGACGCGAGCTGTGGATCGTCGAGGATGACGTCTACGGCGTGCTCGGCAGCGCGGCGCCACTGGCGGTGCAGGTGGCCGAACGCTGTCTGCTGATCAGCAGCCTGTCCAAGAGCGTGGCCCCGGGTTTGCGCCTGGGTTTTATCGCCGGCGCACCCGAGCTGCTCGAGCGTATCGACCCCGAAGCCCAGGCCACCCGCTGGGCGGTGACGCCGCTGAGCCTGGCGCTGGCCTGCGAATGGGTCGAAAGCGGCATCGCCGAACGGCGCCTGGCCTGGCAGATCGAGGAATTGCAGCAGCGCTGGCGCCTGGCCGCGCGGGTGCTCGGGCCGCGCATGCCGCAGGGCAGGGCGGTGGCGCCGCATCTGTGGCTCGATGGCGCGCCGCCGGCCGGTTTGGCCGAGGCCTGTCGGCAGCATGGCGTGGAGGTGGTGCCGGCCGAGGTATTCGCGGTGGAGGCCAATCCGGGGCATGCGGTGCGCATCAGCCTCGCCGCGGCGGCCAGCCGGGTTGAGCTCAAGCGTGCATTGGAAGGGATAGTCGCAGCCTGGCCCGTTTAG
- a CDS encoding threonine dehydratase: MFDLAQLRQSAQLVHRHMAPTPQLSWPLLCERTGCELWVKHENHAPTAAFKVRGGLVYIDALLRREPQVRGLVTATRGNHGQSLALAARQAGLAIRILVPQGNAREKNAAMRALGAEVIEHGRDFDEARAEAARLAERDGLHWVPSLHEDLVRGVATYALELLEALPNLRRVYVPIGLGSGICGMIRTRDLLGLDTEIVGVVASGADAYAQSFEQGCLVQTERADTLADGMACRQPQPLALEMIRAGAARIVRVSDEEIRAAIRAYHEDTHNLAEGAGAAALAALMQERERNAGQRVAVVLSGANIDRAALAELLRDEAPVAA, from the coding sequence ATGTTCGACCTCGCCCAACTGCGCCAAAGCGCACAACTGGTTCACCGCCATATGGCGCCCACGCCACAGCTGAGCTGGCCGCTGCTGTGCGAGCGCACGGGTTGCGAGTTGTGGGTCAAGCACGAGAACCACGCCCCCACCGCCGCCTTCAAGGTGCGCGGCGGGCTGGTCTATATCGACGCGCTGCTGCGCCGCGAGCCGCAGGTGCGCGGGCTGGTCACCGCCACCCGCGGCAACCATGGTCAGAGCCTGGCGCTGGCCGCGCGTCAGGCCGGCCTGGCGATTCGTATCCTGGTGCCGCAGGGCAACGCCCGCGAGAAGAATGCGGCGATGCGCGCCCTCGGCGCCGAGGTGATCGAACATGGCCGCGACTTCGACGAAGCGCGCGCCGAAGCCGCGCGCCTGGCCGAACGCGACGGCCTGCACTGGGTGCCGTCACTGCACGAGGATCTGGTGCGCGGCGTGGCCACCTATGCCCTGGAGCTGCTGGAGGCGCTGCCGAACCTGCGCCGAGTGTACGTGCCCATCGGCCTCGGTTCGGGCATCTGCGGGATGATCCGCACCCGCGACCTGCTCGGCCTCGACACCGAAATCGTCGGCGTGGTCGCCAGCGGCGCCGATGCCTACGCGCAGAGTTTCGAGCAGGGTTGCCTGGTACAGACCGAACGCGCCGACACCCTGGCCGACGGCATGGCCTGTCGTCAGCCGCAGCCATTGGCGCTGGAGATGATCCGCGCCGGTGCCGCGCGCATCGTGCGCGTGAGCGATGAGGAGATTCGCGCCGCCATCCGCGCCTATCACGAGGACACCCACAACCTCGCCGAGGGCGCCGGCGCCGCCGCGCTGGCCGCGCTGATGCAGGAGCGCGAGCGCAACGCCGGCCAGCGTGTGGCCGTGGTGCTCAGCGGCGCCAATATCGACCGCGCTGCGCTGGCCGAACTGCTGCGTGACGAGGCGCCGGTCGCGGCCTGA
- the amn gene encoding AMP nucleosidase, translating to MKPCSDDFVIAHTPEEAVDRLAALHLQATNALSRALKRYLKERIRPDASEHCLFRYPELRLTYLCQGEVPTTVRAYAKVQVPGTYAITVTQPAAFRKYLLEQLRPLMNDFTLRVEVGVSQQNIPYPYVVEQGDELAGSGVTAAELARVFPSTDLSAATDGTADGLYDWENIDPLPLALFDAARTDFSLRRLVHYTGSDWRHVQPWILLTNYHRYVDQFIRHGLDMLVGDSRFTRMVLPGNVVIERGMAEGEMQAIIENVVWHRYQMPAYHLLAADGHGITLVNIGVGPSNAKNITDHLAVLRPHCWLMIGHCGGLRQSQTIGDYVLAHAYMRRDGILDRVLPPNIPLPALAEVQQALQEAAKLVTGEQGDELKKRLRTGTVLTYDDRNWELRWAQERPLINLSRAVAVDMESGTIAAQGYRLRVPYGTLLCVSDKPLHSEIKLPGAAGAFYERAVTQHLHIGIAALELMRSQLDSLHSRKLRSFDEPPFR from the coding sequence GTGAAACCCTGTTCCGATGATTTCGTCATTGCCCATACGCCGGAAGAGGCGGTAGATCGCCTTGCCGCCCTGCATCTGCAGGCCACCAACGCCCTGAGCCGGGCGCTCAAGCGCTATCTCAAGGAGCGCATTCGCCCTGACGCCAGCGAGCATTGCCTGTTCCGCTACCCCGAGCTGCGCCTGACCTACCTGTGCCAGGGCGAGGTGCCGACCACCGTGCGCGCCTACGCCAAGGTGCAGGTGCCGGGTACCTACGCCATCACCGTGACCCAGCCGGCGGCCTTCCGCAAATACCTGCTGGAGCAGCTGCGCCCGCTGATGAACGACTTCACCCTGCGCGTCGAGGTGGGTGTCAGCCAGCAGAACATTCCCTACCCCTATGTGGTGGAGCAGGGCGACGAGCTGGCCGGCAGCGGCGTGACCGCCGCCGAGCTGGCGCGGGTGTTCCCCAGTACCGATCTGTCCGCCGCCACCGACGGCACCGCCGACGGCCTGTACGACTGGGAAAACATCGACCCGCTGCCGCTGGCGCTGTTCGACGCGGCGCGCACCGACTTCTCCCTGCGCCGCCTGGTGCACTACACCGGCAGCGACTGGCGCCACGTGCAGCCGTGGATCCTGCTGACCAACTATCACCGCTACGTCGACCAGTTCATCCGCCATGGTCTGGACATGCTGGTGGGCGACTCGCGCTTCACCCGCATGGTGCTGCCGGGCAACGTGGTGATCGAGCGCGGCATGGCCGAAGGCGAGATGCAGGCGATCATCGAGAACGTGGTCTGGCACCGCTACCAGATGCCGGCCTATCACCTGCTGGCCGCGGATGGCCATGGCATCACCCTGGTCAACATCGGCGTCGGCCCGTCCAACGCCAAGAACATCACCGACCACCTGGCCGTGCTGCGTCCGCACTGCTGGCTGATGATCGGTCACTGCGGCGGCCTGCGGCAGTCGCAGACCATCGGCGACTACGTGCTGGCCCACGCCTATATGCGCCGCGACGGCATTCTCGATCGCGTACTGCCGCCGAACATCCCGCTGCCGGCGCTGGCCGAGGTGCAGCAGGCGTTGCAGGAGGCCGCCAAGCTGGTCACCGGCGAGCAGGGCGACGAGCTGAAGAAGCGCCTGCGCACCGGCACCGTGCTGACCTACGACGACCGCAACTGGGAGCTGCGCTGGGCCCAGGAACGGCCGCTGATCAACCTGTCGCGCGCGGTGGCGGTGGACATGGAAAGCGGCACCATCGCCGCGCAGGGCTATCGCCTGCGGGTGCCCTACGGCACGCTGCTGTGCGTGTCGGACAAGCCCCTGCACAGCGAGATCAAGCTGCCCGGCGCAGCCGGCGCTTTCTACGAGCGCGCGGTGACCCAGCACCTTCATATCGGCATCGCCGCGCTGGAGCTGATGCGCAGTCAGCTCGATTCGCTGCATTCGCGCAAACTGCGCAGCTTCGACGAGCCGCCGTTCCGCTGA
- a CDS encoding energy-coupling factor ABC transporter permease yields MHIEPGVVEGAKIFLSYATAVGAFGLTAKLARDAIRDNGGVTALALRSLLTTALVFCFFEVLPHHPVGVSEVHLILGSTLLLLFGAGAAAIGLAAGLLLQGVLFAQFDLPQYGMNVTTLLLPLWGISLLAKRIVAPGTAYVDLSYKQALALSTAYQGGIVAWVAFWAFYGQGFAGENLAAVASFGLAYMSVILVEPLIDLGVLAAAKALSRFSQGPLFNVRLHHSAA; encoded by the coding sequence ATGCATATCGAACCCGGTGTCGTCGAAGGCGCCAAGATCTTCCTCAGCTACGCAACCGCTGTCGGCGCCTTCGGCCTGACCGCCAAACTGGCGCGCGATGCCATCCGCGACAACGGCGGGGTGACGGCCCTGGCGCTGCGCAGCCTGCTGACCACTGCTTTGGTGTTCTGCTTCTTCGAGGTGTTGCCGCATCACCCGGTGGGTGTTTCCGAGGTGCACCTGATCCTCGGCTCGACCCTGCTGCTGCTGTTCGGCGCCGGCGCTGCCGCCATTGGTCTGGCCGCTGGCCTGTTGTTGCAGGGGGTGCTGTTCGCTCAGTTCGACCTGCCGCAGTACGGCATGAACGTCACCACCCTGCTGCTGCCGTTGTGGGGCATCAGCCTGCTGGCCAAGCGCATCGTCGCGCCGGGCACGGCCTACGTGGACCTCTCCTACAAGCAGGCGCTGGCGCTGTCGACCGCCTACCAGGGCGGTATCGTCGCCTGGGTGGCCTTCTGGGCGTTCTACGGTCAGGGCTTCGCCGGCGAGAACCTGGCGGCTGTGGCCAGTTTCGGTCTGGCCTATATGAGCGTGATCCTGGTCGAGCCGCTGATCGACCTGGGCGTGCTGGCCGCCGCCAAGGCCCTGTCGCGTTTCAGCCAGGGGCCGCTGTTCAACGTGCGTCTGCACCACAGCGCCGCCTGA
- a CDS encoding carbonic anhydrase → MKKTLIVALTALFATGAMAAEQQPHWSYNGNEGPEHWAQLDPGYETCAIGHAQSPIDIRNATRASLPRLAFDYQVSPAEVVNNGHTIQVNLANAGGIEIDGKPYRLVQFHFHTPSEEHIAGQAFPMVAHFVHQASDGRLAVVAVLFKEGAQNQALGQVFDTMPPKAGEKVELAGSFTPQAVLPQQQGYYAFAGSLTTPPCSENVQWRVLKQPVELSHAQLEQFQHLYAMNARPIQALYDREVLESDY, encoded by the coding sequence ATGAAGAAGACCCTGATCGTTGCGTTGACCGCCCTGTTCGCAACCGGCGCCATGGCCGCCGAACAGCAACCGCACTGGAGCTACAACGGCAACGAAGGCCCCGAACACTGGGCCCAGCTGGACCCAGGCTACGAAACCTGCGCGATCGGCCACGCCCAGTCGCCCATCGATATCCGCAATGCCACCCGAGCCTCCCTGCCGCGCCTCGCCTTCGACTACCAGGTCAGCCCGGCCGAGGTGGTAAACAACGGCCACACCATTCAGGTAAACCTGGCCAATGCCGGCGGCATCGAGATCGACGGCAAGCCCTACCGCCTAGTGCAATTCCATTTCCATACGCCCAGCGAGGAGCACATTGCCGGGCAGGCGTTCCCGATGGTGGCGCACTTCGTCCACCAGGCCAGCGACGGCCGCCTGGCGGTGGTAGCGGTGCTGTTCAAGGAAGGCGCGCAGAACCAGGCGCTGGGTCAGGTGTTCGACACCATGCCGCCCAAGGCAGGCGAGAAAGTCGAGCTGGCCGGCAGCTTCACCCCGCAGGCCGTGCTGCCGCAGCAGCAGGGCTACTACGCCTTCGCCGGCTCGCTGACCACCCCGCCGTGCAGCGAGAACGTGCAATGGCGCGTGCTGAAGCAGCCGGTCGAACTGTCCCATGCACAGCTGGAGCAGTTCCAGCACCTGTATGCGATGAACGCACGCCCGATCCAGGCGCTCTACGACCGTGAAGTGCTGGAGAGTGACTACTGA
- a CDS encoding acyl-CoA dehydrogenase family protein, giving the protein MKPSLHAETHEVFNQVPSLDGANLYRLDLPLQEWVRRYDGAWAEERLSAYGALAGGALMQAGFLANENKPVFKSHDRYGNRIDLVEFHPAYHELMRTAIEHGLPSLPWTDPRAGAHVARAGLSYLHSQAESASGCPLTMTFAAVPAIRLQPNVAEQWLPKILATEYDPRNLPMEQKAGVTIGMAMTEKQGGTDVRANTTRAYPIGLGGPGQGYELVGHKWFCSAPMCDAFLTLAYTDKGLSCFLLPRHRPDGTRNQFYIQRLKNKLGNWANASSEVEYRGAFAWMLGEEGRGVPTIIEMVAMTRFDCMVGSSSLMRQALTQAAHHCAHRQVGGKILADQPLMQNVLADLALESEAALALCMRMGRALDHLHDEQEDKFARLVTAVGKYWICKRAPEMVYEASECMGGAGYVEETIMPRLYREAPVNSIWEGSGNVQCLDVLRALSKEPGVLDALFNELGDGHGDARLKAHIQRLKTDFSDTADIQYRARQLTEDMAVALQAKLLLEAGNSVVSDAFIASRLEGRGRVYGTLPRGVDVEALVARSTPHLL; this is encoded by the coding sequence ATGAAACCCAGTCTGCACGCCGAAACCCATGAGGTCTTCAACCAGGTGCCCAGCCTCGACGGCGCCAACCTCTACCGTCTCGATCTGCCGCTGCAGGAGTGGGTCCGCCGCTACGATGGCGCCTGGGCGGAAGAACGTCTGAGCGCCTATGGCGCGCTGGCCGGCGGCGCGCTGATGCAGGCGGGCTTTCTCGCCAACGAGAACAAGCCGGTGTTCAAGAGCCATGACCGCTACGGCAACCGCATCGACCTGGTGGAATTCCACCCGGCCTATCACGAACTGATGCGCACGGCCATCGAGCACGGCCTGCCGTCGCTGCCCTGGACCGACCCGCGCGCCGGTGCCCATGTCGCCCGCGCCGGGCTTTCCTATCTGCACAGCCAGGCCGAATCCGCCAGCGGCTGCCCGCTGACCATGACCTTCGCCGCCGTGCCGGCCATTCGCCTGCAGCCGAATGTGGCCGAGCAGTGGCTGCCGAAGATCCTTGCCACCGAGTACGACCCGCGCAACCTGCCGATGGAGCAGAAGGCCGGCGTCACCATCGGCATGGCCATGACCGAGAAACAGGGCGGCACCGACGTGCGCGCCAATACCACCCGTGCCTATCCCATCGGCCTTGGCGGGCCGGGGCAGGGCTACGAGCTGGTCGGTCACAAGTGGTTCTGCTCGGCGCCGATGTGCGATGCCTTTCTCACCCTGGCCTATACCGACAAGGGTTTGAGCTGCTTCCTGCTACCGCGCCATCGCCCGGATGGCACGCGCAACCAGTTCTACATCCAGCGCCTGAAGAACAAGCTGGGCAACTGGGCCAACGCCTCTAGCGAAGTGGAATACCGCGGCGCCTTCGCCTGGATGCTCGGCGAGGAAGGGCGCGGCGTGCCCACCATCATCGAGATGGTGGCTATGACCCGCTTCGACTGCATGGTCGGCTCCAGCAGCCTGATGCGCCAGGCGCTGACCCAGGCCGCGCATCACTGCGCGCATCGCCAGGTGGGTGGCAAGATTCTCGCCGACCAGCCGCTGATGCAGAACGTGCTGGCCGATCTGGCCCTGGAGAGCGAGGCCGCCCTGGCGCTGTGCATGCGCATGGGCCGCGCGCTCGATCATCTGCATGACGAGCAGGAAGACAAGTTCGCCCGCCTGGTCACTGCGGTGGGCAAGTACTGGATCTGCAAGCGCGCCCCGGAAATGGTCTACGAGGCCAGCGAATGCATGGGCGGCGCCGGCTACGTCGAGGAAACCATCATGCCGCGTCTGTATCGCGAGGCGCCGGTCAACTCGATCTGGGAAGGCTCGGGCAACGTGCAGTGCCTGGACGTGCTGCGCGCCCTGTCCAAGGAGCCGGGCGTACTCGATGCACTGTTCAATGAGCTCGGTGACGGCCATGGCGATGCACGGCTGAAGGCGCATATCCAGCGACTGAAAACCGACTTCAGCGACACCGCCGACATCCAGTACCGCGCCCGCCAGCTGACCGAGGACATGGCCGTGGCGCTGCAGGCCAAGCTGTTGCTGGAGGCCGGCAACAGCGTGGTCAGCGACGCCTTTATCGCCAGCCGCCTGGAAGGCCGCGGCCGCGTCTACGGCACCCTGCCGCGCGGCGTCGACGTCGAGGCGCTGGTGGCGCGCAGCACGCCGCATCTGCTGTAA
- a CDS encoding TetR/AcrR family transcriptional regulator, whose amino-acid sequence MAYRTTEARLDRDQALRERILACALQRVSAGGFAALTMQALADDVGIATGSLYRHFRSKGELAAEVFASASQREVDALAVQLRQPGSAAQRLREGLQQFAARAWHSRRLAFALIAEPVEPEVDEQRLLYREAYAELFIDLLEEGRRSGEFQVDQVGLAAACLVGAIAEALVGPLSPPARAARAAGHPSLELAQVSASLVTFCLRAVGAKESTR is encoded by the coding sequence ATGGCCTATCGCACCACCGAAGCCCGTCTCGACCGTGACCAGGCGCTGCGCGAGCGCATTCTGGCCTGCGCACTGCAGCGCGTGAGCGCAGGCGGTTTCGCGGCGCTGACCATGCAGGCGCTGGCCGACGATGTCGGCATCGCCACCGGCAGCCTGTACCGGCACTTTCGCAGCAAGGGCGAACTGGCGGCCGAGGTCTTCGCCAGCGCCAGCCAGCGCGAGGTCGATGCCCTGGCCGTGCAGCTGCGTCAGCCCGGCAGCGCTGCGCAGCGCCTGCGCGAGGGGCTGCAGCAGTTCGCCGCGCGCGCCTGGCATAGCCGGCGCCTGGCCTTCGCCCTGATCGCCGAACCGGTCGAGCCGGAAGTCGACGAGCAGCGCCTGCTCTATCGCGAGGCCTATGCCGAGCTGTTCATCGACCTGCTCGAAGAAGGCAGGCGCAGCGGCGAGTTTCAGGTGGACCAGGTGGGCCTGGCCGCCGCCTGTCTGGTCGGTGCCATCGCCGAAGCCCTGGTCGGACCGCTCTCGCCACCGGCGCGTGCGGCCCGTGCTGCAGGTCATCCCAGTCTGGAACTGGCTCAGGTCAGCGCCAGCCTCGTCACCTTCTGCCTGCGCGCCGTGGGCGCCAAGGAGTCAACCCGATGA
- a CDS encoding hybrid sensor histidine kinase/response regulator, which translates to MYRLLLLFLSLVFSSLVGAVTFDEKMRALPLGQSMYVFEDVRGDASIDDVASPALQGSFRLHDKPVLNAGYSRSVFWLRLDLEYRPIQAQGPRNWLLELAYPPLDHLELYLPDDRGSFALAQRTGDALPFDTRQIRQNNYLFELNLEPGQSKRIYLRLESQGSIQAPLTLWAPNAYLEEQPGRIYVLGIIYGVLLVMLVYNLFIFLSVRDTSYLYYILYIASFGLYQVSVNGAGIEYFWPNSPWWANAATPFLIGSAALFGCQFARSFLHTAEHSPWVDRLLLLLMACGAVVMVLALSVSYATALRLATYLALLFTVVIFAAGVLAWLRGMRVARYFIFAWTAFLAGGIVNTLMVLGHLPNVFLTMYASQIGSALEVGLLSLALADRINAMKEERTRILQEAGRKLEALNQELADSNRFKDEFLATVTHELRTPMNGVIGSLELMQTVKMDVELEQYQKTAAASARDMMRMVNDILALTELQAGKLYPRRETFSLRGLFDGLRAQYAARADDKGLAFVLELDDSLPDTLEGDAAKLAQALGYLLDNAIKFTAEGSVTLQVGRAGSHADNLPLSVVVSDTGVGFEPGEGDLYQRFHQLDGSMTRKYGGLGIGLAICRQLVDLLGGALSHESQLGVGSRFRLDVPLTLPPQQPASTARPRSSGRVPLRQAQQCTVLIVEDNAINQLVTRGMLLKLGYRVRTADNGAEALDLLRSETVDAVLLDCQMPVMDGFATCRALRALPGCAEVPVLAITAHSHSGDRERCLAAGMSDYLAKPMKFEELRVLLHDWVLCRPPAVSQSPGMP; encoded by the coding sequence ATGTACCGGCTGCTCCTGCTCTTCTTGAGCCTCGTTTTTTCCTCGCTCGTGGGCGCCGTTACCTTCGACGAAAAGATGCGCGCCTTGCCGCTGGGGCAGAGCATGTACGTGTTCGAGGACGTGCGCGGCGATGCCAGCATCGACGACGTCGCCTCGCCAGCCCTGCAGGGCAGCTTCCGTCTGCATGACAAGCCGGTGCTCAATGCCGGCTACTCGCGCTCGGTGTTCTGGCTGCGTCTGGATCTGGAATACCGCCCCATACAGGCGCAGGGCCCGCGCAACTGGCTGCTGGAACTGGCCTACCCGCCGCTCGATCATCTGGAGCTCTACCTGCCCGACGACCGCGGCAGCTTCGCGCTGGCGCAGCGCACCGGCGACGCCCTGCCATTTGACACGCGGCAGATCCGGCAGAACAACTACCTGTTCGAGCTGAACCTCGAACCAGGCCAGAGCAAGCGCATCTACCTGCGTCTGGAAAGCCAGGGCTCGATCCAGGCGCCACTGACTCTGTGGGCGCCCAACGCCTATCTGGAAGAGCAGCCTGGGCGCATCTACGTGCTCGGCATCATCTATGGCGTGCTGCTGGTGATGCTGGTGTACAACCTGTTCATCTTCCTCAGCGTACGCGACACCAGCTACCTGTATTACATCCTCTACATCGCCTCGTTCGGCCTGTATCAGGTTTCGGTCAACGGTGCCGGCATCGAGTATTTCTGGCCCAACAGTCCCTGGTGGGCCAATGCCGCCACGCCCTTCCTGATCGGCTCGGCTGCCCTGTTCGGCTGTCAGTTCGCCCGCAGCTTCCTGCACACCGCCGAGCACAGCCCCTGGGTCGACCGCCTGCTGCTGCTGCTGATGGCCTGCGGCGCCGTGGTGATGGTCCTGGCGCTGAGCGTCAGCTACGCCACCGCGCTGCGTCTGGCCACCTATCTCGCTCTGCTGTTCACCGTGGTGATCTTCGCCGCCGGTGTGCTCGCCTGGCTGCGTGGCATGCGCGTGGCGCGCTACTTCATCTTTGCCTGGACCGCCTTTCTGGCCGGCGGCATCGTCAACACGCTGATGGTGCTGGGCCATCTGCCCAATGTCTTTCTCACCATGTACGCCAGCCAGATCGGCTCGGCGCTGGAGGTCGGCCTGCTGTCGCTGGCTCTGGCCGACCGCATCAACGCCATGAAGGAGGAGCGCACGCGCATCCTCCAGGAGGCCGGGCGCAAGCTGGAGGCGCTGAACCAGGAGCTGGCCGACAGCAACCGCTTCAAGGACGAGTTCCTCGCCACCGTGACCCACGAACTGCGCACGCCGATGAACGGCGTGATCGGCTCGCTGGAGCTGATGCAGACGGTGAAGATGGACGTCGAGCTGGAGCAGTATCAGAAAACCGCCGCGGCCTCGGCGCGCGACATGATGCGCATGGTCAACGACATCCTGGCGCTGACCGAGCTGCAGGCCGGCAAGCTCTACCCGCGGCGCGAGACGTTCAGCCTGCGTGGTCTGTTCGACGGCCTGCGCGCGCAGTACGCCGCGCGTGCCGACGACAAGGGCCTGGCATTCGTGCTGGAGCTGGACGACAGCCTGCCCGACACCCTCGAGGGCGACGCTGCCAAGCTGGCCCAGGCGCTGGGCTATCTGCTGGACAACGCCATCAAGTTCACCGCCGAAGGCAGCGTGACGCTGCAGGTCGGTCGCGCCGGCAGCCACGCCGACAACCTGCCGCTGAGCGTGGTGGTCAGCGACACCGGCGTAGGCTTCGAGCCCGGCGAGGGCGATCTGTATCAGCGTTTCCATCAGCTCGACGGTTCGATGACGCGCAAATACGGTGGCCTCGGCATCGGCCTGGCGATCTGCCGGCAACTGGTCGACCTGCTCGGCGGCGCCCTCAGCCACGAATCGCAGCTGGGCGTGGGCAGCCGCTTCCGCCTCGACGTGCCCCTGACCCTGCCGCCGCAACAGCCCGCCAGCACCGCCCGCCCGCGCTCGAGCGGCCGGGTGCCGCTGCGCCAGGCTCAGCAGTGCACAGTGCTGATCGTCGAGGACAACGCCATCAACCAGTTGGTGACGCGCGGCATGCTACTCAAGCTCGGTTACCGGGTGCGCACCGCCGACAATGGCGCCGAAGCCCTGGACCTGCTGCGCAGCGAGACCGTGGATGCCGTGTTGCTGGATTGCCAGATGCCGGTCATGGACGGCTTCGCCACCTGCCGCGCCCTGCGTGCGCTGCCCGGTTGCGCCGAGGTACCGGTGCTGGCGATCACCGCCCATAGCCACAGCGGCGACCGCGAACGCTGCCTGGCTGCCGGCATGAGCGACTACCTGGCCAAGCCGATGAAGTTCGAAGAGCTGCGCGTGCTGCTGCACGACTGGGTGCTCTGTCGTCCGCCTGCCGTCTCGCAGTCGCCGGGCATGCCGTAG